A genome region from Corynebacterium uberis includes the following:
- a CDS encoding ATP-binding cassette domain-containing protein, with the protein MNITDLHYRPRRASRDTVHIPELTLDTRPTLLLGVNGAGKTTLLKLVAGQLRPRTGSISTDEAVVYLPQHFRPIAGFTCAEYAEYVAWLWGASRRHARTDSAHWLDFVGLRELASQRCDQLSGGQQARLALAAALGSPAHRLLLDEPSAALDPVARRQLTQLYHGVVEQGRALVVSSHNSADFGPPFQRILVLDSGTICFDGTPQDFLAQRSTPGIVGELARSLNPRNEGGTHD; encoded by the coding sequence GTGAACATCACCGACCTGCACTACCGGCCCCGGCGCGCCTCGCGCGATACCGTGCACATCCCCGAGCTGACCCTGGACACCCGACCCACCCTGCTGCTCGGCGTCAACGGCGCCGGCAAGACCACGCTGCTCAAGCTGGTGGCCGGGCAGCTGCGCCCGCGCACCGGCAGCATCTCTACCGACGAGGCCGTGGTCTACCTGCCGCAGCACTTTCGGCCCATCGCAGGGTTTACCTGCGCCGAGTACGCAGAATACGTCGCCTGGCTATGGGGAGCGTCCCGGCGCCACGCGCGTACTGATTCTGCCCATTGGCTCGACTTCGTAGGCCTGCGCGAGCTGGCCAGCCAACGCTGCGATCAACTCTCCGGTGGCCAACAGGCGCGGCTGGCCCTGGCCGCTGCCCTCGGTTCCCCCGCTCACCGGCTCCTCCTCGACGAGCCTTCCGCCGCCTTGGACCCCGTGGCACGCCGCCAGCTCACCCAGCTCTATCACGGTGTGGTCGAGCAAGGCCGCGCGCTCGTTGTGTCTAGCCATAACTCCGCGGACTTTGGCCCGCCCTTCCAGCGCATCCTTGTCCTCGACTCCGGAACCATCTGCTTTGATGGCACGCCCCAGGATTTTCTTGCGCAGCGTTCTACCCCCGGGATCGTCGGGGAGCTCGCCCGCTCTTTGAATCCCAGGAACGAAGGGGGCACCCATGACTAG
- the glf gene encoding UDP-galactopyranose mutase, which yields MENFDLFVVGSGLFGLTVAERAASQLGKRVLIVEKRAHLGGNAYSEAEPETGIEVHKYGAHLFHTSNKRVWDYVNQFTAFTGYQHRVFAMHDGTAYQFPMGLGLINQFFGRYYSPQEARELIAQQTDGLDPAEAKNLEEKAISLIGRPLYEAFIRDYTAKQWQTDPKELPAGNITRLPVRYTFDNRYFTDTYEGLPVDGYAAWLERMADHPNIEVRLDTDWFEVREQLRADNPDAPVVYTGPLDRYFDYAEGRLGWRTLDFDTSVEPVGDFQGTPVMNYNDADVPYTRIHEFRHFHPERDYPKDKTVIMKEYSRFAQEGDEPYYPINTPEDRATLDAYRRRAAAEAGDNKVLFGGRLGTYQYLDMHMAIAAALTMVDNTLTPYFVDGTPLAQPRGH from the coding sequence ATGGAGAACTTTGATCTGTTCGTGGTTGGTTCCGGCCTGTTTGGGCTCACCGTCGCCGAGCGGGCGGCGTCCCAGCTGGGCAAGCGGGTGCTCATCGTGGAAAAGCGTGCCCACCTGGGCGGCAACGCCTACTCGGAGGCTGAGCCGGAGACCGGCATCGAGGTGCACAAGTACGGCGCCCACCTGTTCCACACCTCCAACAAGCGGGTGTGGGACTACGTCAACCAGTTCACCGCATTCACCGGCTACCAGCACCGCGTCTTTGCCATGCATGACGGCACGGCCTACCAATTCCCCATGGGGTTGGGGCTGATCAACCAGTTCTTTGGGCGCTACTATTCGCCGCAGGAGGCGCGCGAACTCATCGCGCAACAAACCGATGGGCTCGACCCGGCGGAGGCGAAGAACCTGGAGGAAAAGGCGATTTCGCTTATCGGCCGCCCGCTGTATGAGGCCTTTATTCGGGATTACACCGCCAAGCAATGGCAGACCGACCCCAAGGAATTGCCCGCCGGAAACATCACTCGCCTGCCGGTGCGCTACACCTTTGACAACCGCTACTTCACGGACACCTACGAGGGCCTGCCCGTCGACGGGTATGCCGCCTGGCTGGAGCGCATGGCAGACCACCCGAACATTGAGGTGCGCCTGGATACGGACTGGTTCGAGGTGCGCGAGCAGCTGCGCGCCGACAACCCGGACGCGCCCGTGGTCTACACCGGCCCGCTGGACCGCTACTTCGACTATGCGGAGGGCCGCCTGGGCTGGCGCACCCTCGACTTTGACACCTCGGTGGAGCCGGTGGGCGATTTCCAGGGCACCCCGGTGATGAATTACAACGATGCGGACGTGCCCTATACCCGCATTCATGAATTCCGCCACTTCCACCCGGAGCGCGATTACCCTAAGGACAAGACGGTGATCATGAAGGAATACTCGCGCTTTGCCCAGGAGGGTGACGAGCCGTATTACCCGATTAATACGCCCGAAGACCGCGCCACCCTCGATGCTTATCGACGCCGCGCCGCCGCTGAGGCAGGCGACAACAAGGTCCTCTTCGGCGGGCGCCTGGGCACCTACCAGTACCTGGACATGCACATGGCCATCGCCGCGGCACTGACGATGGTGGACAACACCCTTACTCCCTACTTTGTGGACGGCACCCCGCTCGCACAGCCGCGAGGGCACTGA